A stretch of the Mesorhizobium sp. Pch-S genome encodes the following:
- a CDS encoding MarR family winged helix-turn-helix transcriptional regulator, whose translation MRIDEWSRAKASGFNPTQLAILDLLAGRGGGLGVREIAAHIGVSQPTATDSINALERKDCVAKQTDAADKRVVRVAVTAAGLAGLKHAHQEESFTEQAIAALGGGAREDLLLTLIKMIRHLQETGAIPVQRMCVSCRHFAPFAHADAARPHHCKFVDAAFGQRELRIDCHDHVEADPSSRAATWDAFQTG comes from the coding sequence TTGCGCATCGATGAGTGGAGCAGGGCAAAAGCAAGCGGCTTCAACCCGACCCAATTGGCCATTCTCGATCTGCTCGCAGGACGTGGAGGGGGGCTTGGAGTGAGAGAGATCGCCGCTCACATCGGCGTTTCCCAGCCCACGGCGACTGATTCCATCAACGCACTGGAACGAAAGGACTGCGTCGCGAAGCAGACGGACGCGGCCGACAAACGCGTGGTGCGTGTAGCTGTGACGGCTGCAGGTCTTGCTGGTCTCAAACATGCACATCAGGAAGAAAGCTTCACTGAACAGGCCATTGCCGCACTTGGTGGCGGCGCGCGGGAAGATCTGCTGCTCACCCTGATCAAGATGATCCGCCATCTCCAGGAGACGGGTGCAATACCCGTGCAGCGCATGTGCGTAAGCTGTCGCCATTTCGCGCCCTTCGCTCACGCGGATGCAGCGCGGCCACATCATTGCAAATTCGTCGACGCGGCCTTCGGCCAGCGGGAGCTCCGCATCGATTGCCACGATCACGTTGAAGCCGATCCCTCGTCCCGGGCTGCCACCTGGGACGCTTTCCAAACGGGATAA